The DNA sequence GGCTTGAGAACTACGTGATGCTCAACGTTAACAAGATAAGGAGCGGAGAGATTCCCTACAGGGAGTTCTGGACGAAGTTAGGTGAGAGGATAATCAGGGTGATCGTAGTAGGCGTTAGGGATGAGGAGGGGAACTACCTAGGTGCCCTTGAGGTAGTTGAGGATCTCACTGAGGTGCTGAATAACCCTGAGGAAGTGAAGAAGAGGATAGTGGTGCTCTGAATGAGGAGCCCATTCTACATAGCTGACAGGTACTTGATACCCTCTCTCTACAGACTGCTCTCCGCTAAGTTGAGGGAAAGGGGGATGCTGGAGATCGAGATAGCTGATCTGCTTGGGGTCTCGGTGGCTGCCGTCTCGAGGTACTTGAGGCTCAGGAGAGGGAGCTTTAAGGTCGAGGGGATTGAGGAAGCAGCTAGGATGGTAGATGAACTGGCTGAGGCCATAGTTAATGGGGAGAAGCTGAGCGTTGATGAGGAGATCCACGTTATAGCCTCGAAGCTGATGGCTAAGAAGTCGCTGTGCGACCTTCACAAGTCCGTTCACCCGAGCCTGGATCCAGCTAGATGTGAGGTTTGCTCGAGAATATTTCGCTGATTCAGGGGAGCTACCTCCCTACCCCGAAGGGCAGGCCTTCAGTTGTGGTGACGCATCCGGTTCAGCGAAAGGGTTATCAAGTAACGGATGAAGCACTCAGGGGAGAGGGGGCCGGGGGTTACGGCCCTAGGGCTGAGGAAGGTCCGCCCACACTCCCAGCGCCGTCCCTCCGCAAGGAGGCACCCCGAGAGGGGTGGGAAGGCCCACAGAAACGGCACGTCCTCAGGGTTATGACGGTGATGCCGGTGAGGCTGAGAATCCCTGGGGGACCGATGAAACGGGGCCCCGGCGGCGTGCAAGCCAACTCCCGCGATGAGAAGCTGGGATGAGCGGGAGGTAGGCGCTAAGCCTAATCCCCCAAGTACAGAAGGCGGACTATGGCCCCCACTCCCCTTCCGAATATCTCGTGGAATTGCCAGGACTACTTCATTACCCTCAGCGTTCGAGACCGCCTTATTCATGCAATAACCACTTACGTGAGTTAACATCGCTCCGTTCCTCTAACTGAGATCCGATCCTAAAGAGCTCTGGGAGCTTCAAACCGCTCATACTGTGGAAAGTCCTAGCTCGATCGCTGGAACCCCCTGCGTTTCCAAACTGATATGAGCAATAAGTTCGATCTATCCCCGGAACCTGAGCTCAAATTCCTCCCGATGTTTAACAGGGGTCTGAAATGAACGGATTAAGTTAGATATGCGTACCACGTGTTCAGGCAATGATTTTACGTTTATAGTTTTTAACGGTAACGCAGGGGAGATGAGAGTAGCGAACCCCCAAGCTTAGATGGAGCTTCCCAAATGGGTCCCAACTCTTCAGCTATGCGTCCGTTGCACTGGAAATCTTTAAATAGGAGGGACTCACATAGCAGGTGGCGGGGCAACGCAGCGGGGTGGGGCAGCCTGGTAGCCCGCCGGGCTCATAACCCGGAGGTCGGAGGTTCAAATCCTCCCCCCGCTACATATCGCTTTACGTAAACCCTTCCTTCATCTCTAAGGATTTAACTGCTCTAAATCTGAGTGTCCCGAAAGAACGGTAGTCAGCTTCGGATGGTACCTCAAGATTTTCTCAGGATATTACCTTAAAACTCAATTGTTCTCGTACTCCTCAGCCGGGTCAGCTGGTGGAGTGTAGTAAGAGCATGTGGGGATTCAGAGGTTCGTCCTCACAGAGGTCTCATAGGCCAATTGAGCTCTAATATGGAGGTAGAAGTCTAGTCGGGAGTGAGATCAGCCCCTTTGATATTTAGATCCTTACCTTATAGACCTCGCTATTATTTAATTTTCCATGACGGAAAGGTTAATAGGCTCTCCTCCTCCAGGAATGAGGTGATCCGATGAGTGAGTGCTCCGTAGAGGGTTGCAGTGAGGAGGCAGTCAAGGAAGTAGATAGGTCCTATCTACCCGTTATACAGGCGCTCAAGCTGAAGTTGAAGAGCGATACGGGGAGGAAGATACCGCTCTGCAGGAGGCACTACAGAATCGTGAAGCAAGCTAGGGAGTCCAGGTTCTAATTTTCCTCACCTCAAGTACCATGAGCTCATGAAAAGCGAGCTTCTTCCTCCTGATGATGTTAGCTTTCATTCCCAGAGCCTCGGCCCTCTCTATAGTGAGCTCCGGGTAGTTAAAGTCAGCGTGCAGCATCAGAGCAGCTCCCCCGTCCTTGAGCAGCCTGGGTAGGTCCACCAGAACTATATCTATGAGCTCCCTCCCGAGCTCCCCGCCAGCCCACTGCTCCGACTCGCCCTCTAGCGGTAGGTATGGGGGGTTGAATGCTATCAAGTCGAAGGAGAGGCCCCTGAAGTGCCTAGTCAAGTTCCCCTGAACTATCTCAATGCTCACACCGTTCAACGAGAAGTTCTTCCTGGCTAACAAGCATGAATCCGGTGATAAATCTGAAGCTACCGTCCAACAGCCCTTCTTAGCCATCTCTATAGCTAGGATCCCTGTCCCGGTGCCTAAGTCCAGGCAAACACTACCTTCTAATTTGAGAGACCTTATGGCATCGAGCATGAGCAAGCTATCCTCAGCGGGCCAGTAAACCCCTTCAGCTCTCAACAACCTAAGACCAGCTACTTCCCAAGTTCCTCCCTCAGCCAAGCTATCACCTCCCTAACCTGCTCAGGACTGAGGTGATAGGGCCTCACCTCAGAGTGAGGTGCTGAGGAAGCTCTCTCACCTACTATAGGCTTTAGGACGTTCTTAAGCTCTCTCTTCCTTCTAGAGAATATCAATTTACAGTATTTCAGTATATAGTCCCTCAGTTCATCCTCCATGGGCTCTATCACTACCACAGCTGATTCCACGGCTGGCTGCGGGCTGAAGGCACGCTTCCCAATAATAGCCACGAGTCTGACGTTGAGAAGGAGGGAAGCTACGACGGAGAGGCTCCCGTAATTCTCAGTTCCCGGCTCAGCGACTAGCCTCTCCGCGAACTCCCTCTGGAAGGTGAGAACAGCTCTCTTGAACTTGCTCCTTGCTAATCCAAGCACTAACTGGGAAGAGAGGTAATAGGGTGGATTCGACGCTATCTTATCCGTCATAATGGGCATGAACTCCCTTATGTCTCCCCTTACGATCTCAACGTCACCTCTTCCTCCGAACTTAGACAAAAGGACCTCAACAAGCTTAGCGTCCTTCTCAACTAAGACAAGTCTCCTCGGCCTCCTGAGGAGTATCTCCTCACTCAAGTTACCCGTACCGGCTCCCAGCTCCACTACCTCATCGTAACTGCTTATTTCCAACAGATCAGCCATGACTCTAAGCCATCTCCTCGAAACCATCATATGCTGCCCTAGTTTGGCTCTCATTCACCTTCCACACAATCTCAATTCACATGTCAAGGTTAAAATAGGTTCCCATCATAATCGCGAGGTGCTAAAGATGGAAGCCGTCCTAAGGAAGCTGGATGATGTCAGGTGGGAACTCCCGAAGAACTATAAGTCTGGAATGAGGGTTCCCGGGCTTATCTTCGCCACTGAGAAACTCGTAAAACAAATCGAGGCGAGGGCTTTAGAGCAGTTAGCTAATGTAGCCATGCTCCCCGGGATATACAAGTACTCCATAGCCATGCCCGACATACACGAGGGTTACGGCTTCCCGATAGGGGGAGTCGCAGCATTCGATGCGTACGACGGGATAGTCAGTCCCGGAGGCGTGGGATACGATATTAACTGTGGAGTCAGACTGATAAGGACAGATCTCGATGAGAAGGATGTTAGGCCGAAGTTAAAGCAGTTAGTTGATACGATCTTCGAGAACGTTCCTTCGGGACTAGGGAGCAGCGGTAAGGTCAGGTTGAGCTCGGGACAGCTGGACGAGGTTATAGCGATGGGGGCGAGGTGGGCGGTGGAGCAGGGGTACGGATGGGAGAGGGACCTGGATCACTGCGAGGAAGGGGGGATGATGGAGGGAGCGGACCCCAACGTCATAAGCAGGAAGGCTAAGGAGAGGGGAGCCCCGCAGCTGGGCTCACTGGGAAGTGGGAATCACTTCTTGGAAGTCCAGGTAGTTGATAGGATATACGACGCTGCTGCAGCCAAGGTGAT is a window from the Candidatus Korarchaeum sp. genome containing:
- a CDS encoding methyltransferase, coding for MAEGGTWEVAGLRLLRAEGVYWPAEDSLLMLDAIRSLKLEGSVCLDLGTGTGILAIEMAKKGCWTVASDLSPDSCLLARKNFSLNGVSIEIVQGNLTRHFRGLSFDLIAFNPPYLPLEGESEQWAGGELGRELIDIVLVDLPRLLKDGGAALMLHADFNYPELTIERAEALGMKANIIRRKKLAFHELMVLEVRKIRTWTP
- the rsmA gene encoding 16S rRNA (adenine(1518)-N(6)/adenine(1519)-N(6))-dimethyltransferase RsmA — encoded protein: MRAKLGQHMMVSRRWLRVMADLLEISSYDEVVELGAGTGNLSEEILLRRPRRLVLVEKDAKLVEVLLSKFGGRGDVEIVRGDIREFMPIMTDKIASNPPYYLSSQLVLGLARSKFKRAVLTFQREFAERLVAEPGTENYGSLSVVASLLLNVRLVAIIGKRAFSPQPAVESAVVVIEPMEDELRDYILKYCKLIFSRRKRELKNVLKPIVGERASSAPHSEVRPYHLSPEQVREVIAWLREELGK